The Ralstonia pickettii DTP0602 genome segment GGCTGCGCCCTGCAGCAGCGCGATAGCCGGATCATCGGCATCGCGGTGTGTCCATCCCGCGAGCGCGGGGGCGGCGTCGATGGCCCGGATCATGGCCTCGGCGAAGTCATCGTAGCGGCCGATGCGATAGGCAATGCGCGGCAGCCCCGGGCGGTTCTGCACGCGGCGCGGGAAGATGAAGGGATCGGTGATCAGGGGATCGCAGGGCATCTCGCGCTCCGGTGGCCCGCCTATTGCCGCCCGCCCTGCACCTCGAAGCGGATCAGGCCGCGTTCGAGGTGGTCGGGGTCGTTGCTCAGCAGCACGACTTCATCGAAGCCCATTTCCAGCACCGCGGTGCCTGGTGCGCCCGGGGTGGGTGCGTTGAAGCGCTTCATGGCGATGCTGACCACATGGCGGATGCCGGCCACCCGCTGGATCCGGCCTTCGATGGCGCTGCGGTGCAGGGCCTGGCCAAAGGTCCACTGGTCCGGGTGGAAGAAGCCCGGGCGGCCGTCAGCGGTCCAGCCGTCCGAGAATTCCTGCTCCAGCACAAAGCGCAGGTCCTCGCGCCAGTAGCCGGGTTCGGCGCAGACGGTGACGCGCACGTCGAGCGGGACATAGCGGGGAGGGCGCAGTTCGAGGTCCTCGCCAATCAGCCGTACCGCTTCCAGGTGTGCCGCCACATCCGCGCGCAGCCGATCGTCAAGGGTTCCGCCGGAGGCCACCGTGCCGGCGGGGTCGATCACCACCCGCACGGTGCGCCAGCTGCCGGTCCACGCATAACGTGCCACCGCGCGCGAAACGCCCGGGACCTCCTCTGCGCGGCCTACATAGTCCGCCAACGTGACGGCACGCAGCTGGCGCGCGCGGTAAGCCTCGGGGGCATTGCGGCGGACCTTCTCCACCGGCTCCGGGTCACGTCCGTCGGTCACGTCGAAGGGGTTCCAGGCCGCGGTCACGGCGCCGCCGAGCGTGCCCGCCAGTTCCTGCACGAAGGTGAGCTGGCCGGCGCCGACATTGCCCGAGACACCTCCGCCGACCTGGTAGCCGGCTTCGACGACGGCGCCCGCCGGCAGCAGCCGCCCGTTGCGGCCATTGCCGAAACGCAGCGTGCTGCGGCGTCTTTCATCGGTCTCGACCATGAAGTGATCGCCCTGTTCGGGGGAGTCGTCGCTATGCACCAGGCTTTCGACTTCATCCCACGCATCGGTCGTGCCATCCGTGGTCGTGACCTCGACACGCAGGGTGGACCGTGCTGGAATTTCGCCCTCGGCCCGCCCTGGCACGCCGTAGGCGGCGGCCGGCAGGTAGGCCAGCGCCCCCTCGTCGGGCAAGGCGGCCAGGATCCAGTCGTGGTCATCGCCATGCCGGTTCATCCTGTGGTAGTGGCTCCTGTGGTAGTGGCGATGCTTGAGCGTGGCCGAATCGCCGGGCAGGGTTGTGCCCGCGTCGTGGAAACGCACCGTGATCGGACGACCCTCGTAGACCGGCAGCAGGTTGCCGAAGAACAGCGAGATGTCGGGCACCGCGACCCCATCGCAGAAGGTGGTGAAGCTGTAGTCGAAGCGCAGTGCGTCCTCGTCGCGCCAGCGCAGCCGCACCAGCCAGGTCTGCATCACCGGGTCGAACAGCGTGTCGGCGGCATCGTTGCCGGCGCGCAGCCGCAGCCACTGACGCTTGCGCGGATTGCGGCCCGGCGGCGCACCTGTCAGCGGATTGCGCATCTCCGCGATGGCGAGGTCGCGCCAGGCGCCGGTGCGGACCAGATCACGCAGCGCCTCGGCCTGCGCCTGCGTGGCCAGGCCGCCCACGGGCACCAGGTCGGCCTCGGTGCTGCCCGCGCGCAGCGCCGGCTGCGCGTCGCGCCAGGTGTGCAGGCGCAGGCGGTTCAGCAGCGGATCCAGGCGCTGGCGCGCCGCCTCCGGCAGGTAACGCTGGCGGCTGGCGAACGAGATGGTGCCGGCCACGACCGGGCTGGGGCCGGTGCTGATGATTAGTTCCTGGTCATCCAGCGTGAAGGGTGCCTGGCCTGCGGCAATGTCGAGCGCCAGCCAGGTACTGGCCTGGTTGCCTTCGTGCAGGTGGTAATCCATCAGGCGCGCATGGCGCGCCAGCGACACGCGCTTGCGCACCGTGGCAAGGTACGCCTCGGCCATCACGCGGTCCTGGTAGTCGGACAGTTCGTCGGCGGCAGCGGCGAAGAGGTCGATCAGCACCTGATCGAGGTCCGCTTCGCTGGTGCTGTTCCAGCCGGGCACGCGCTGCGCCATCGCCGTCAGCAGCGTGTGGCGGAACGAGTCATAGTCCTTGGCAAGGTAGTCGATCGCCGGGCCGGGCGACAGCGGACGGCCCTCCTGCGGCGGCGCGCAGTCATTGGTGAAGCAGCCGGGCCGGAACTTGAAGCCGAGGCTGCTGAAGAAAGGATCGATGCGGCTGGCGTCCCACACCAGTTCGAGCGTATAGGTGGAATAGTCGCCTACCGGCTCCACCCGCAGCCCCAGCCGCGTGTTGTCGATGCCCGTCACCGCCGTGACCCTGACCTGCCCCTCGGCGGGGCCGCCCCGCACGCGTGTGCCGCCGCGCACACGGAAGATCTGGCCGGCGCGCGCGGGCTCTGCAGCGATCTCGGCGAGAATGTCGGCGAGGTGCAGGTCATTGAAGAACCGCAGGTCGAGATCGGCCTGGGCCGGCTGCGGGCCTGCCGCCAGGGCGACCAGCGCCAGGCGCATGCCGTTCAGGCCGTGCGCCTGGAGCACATCGGCGCGGTCGTCGGCGTTGTCCTGGTGGATCACCGTGGTCATAGCCCGGTCCTCTGGAACCTGATCACGCGCGAATCCGGACTGCCGGCGGGCCGGTACTTGACCGTCACCTCCAGCCCGCCGGTCAGCGCATCGAGCAGCAGCTCGGGCTGCGTGCCGGGCACCGCTGCCTCGTCGCCGAAGCGCACGTCGATCAGTTCGACCACCACCCGGTGGCCAAGCCAGCGCGACAGCGCCTGCGTGATGCGCGACTTCACCACGCCGCGCAGCACATCGGAAGCGGGCTCGAACACCAGCGTGCGCACGCCTCCCCCGAACTCCGGCAGGAACAGCCGTTCTCCCGGCCCGGTCAGCAGCAGTTGCAGCACCTCGTCGCGAACGTGCTCGGCATCGCTGCCCGGCGCGGCGGTGCGGCCGTCGTCGCCGATGCGGAAAGGGAAGGCCAGATGGCGGCCATTGGAAAGTGCCATGATCAGACTCCGAACGCCCGTGCCTGCACCTGCACCACGATGGCCGGCCCTTGCGGCACCTGCGCCGCGTTCAGGCACAGGCCAACGCTGTTCTGCAGCAGCACGGGCACGTTGCGCACCTTGGTCTGCACGGCGGCGGTGACCCACCGGATCGTCAGGCAGGGCGTGTACACGCCGCCGGGCGCGAAGGTACAGCCGACGATGGGGTGCACGTCGGTCTGCAACAGCGCGGGGCAACCATCGATCAGCGCCTCGGTGTTGCTGGTGATCAGCACTGCCTGGCCTGCGTGCGGGCACATCACAGTGCTGGTGCTGGTCAGGATGGGAATCATGGCGGCACTCCGAACGCCATCGCGCCGTTGACCAGGCTGACCCCTGCCAGCCCGATCTTGATCTGCCCGTTGTTCAGCGAGATATTGGTTGCGCTGATGGTGATCTCGCATGCGCCGCAGCTCAGCACGATCTCGCTGCCGGTCAGCCTGATCTCAGGGCCACCGGTGCTGCCGTGGACCAGTTTCAGCTCGTCGCCCTCGTCATCGAGGATCACCTTGTGACCATGGGAGGACACAATCACGCGCACCTTCGCGCCCTGGGGGGCGGGGCGCTGGCCGCTGGCCCACCAGGCGCCGGACCAGATCGGACTGTCCAGGCGTCCAGCCTCGAACTCGATCCATACGCCCGAACCCACTTCGGGCAGCATCACCATGCCGTGACCGTCACCACCGAACGGCGACACCGGCAGCGCCCACCCGGTGTCCTGGCCGTGCAGCACGCTGTCCACCCGGGCCTTGATCCGGCACAGGTTCTCGGGGTCGTCGACGCTGGTGACGATGCCGCGGTACTTGCCGAAATAGCTGGTCCCCGTGCGCTCGACCAGGCCCTCGATAATGGATTCCGTGACATCGATCATCAGAAGATCTCCACACTGGCTGACACCGACAGCGTCAGGCCGCCGCCGAGCGCCTCGGCGACCTGAGCGCCCGATACCTCGGTGAGCGAATCGGACTTGGCTTCGAGCCGCTGGGTATGCACTGACGGCGTGATGCGGTGGACCACCTTGGTGATCAGGTAATCGCCGCTGTAGGGCGTTGCGCCGGCATCGACGCGCACCTTCAGATATGGCGCCAGCAGTGCGCCATAACAGCCGGGCACGGCCTCTCCGCTCAGGTGATAGACATAGCCATTGCGCCGGGCTTGCGCGATCGCCACCGCGGCAGGGTCGTCACGCGCGCTGTCCGGCCCCGGCAGCAGGCGGCGCGGGGCCAGGTCGACCGGTGTCGCCGGCAGCTGGCGCATCAGGCCCAGATCGGCGGCGCTGGTCTCGAACGTGGTGACGCCCTGGTCGTCCACCCGCAATACCCTGGCCTGCGTGATCTCGCCACCGTCGGGATCCTGGCTGATGCTGGCGTTGGCCAGCGTGCGGCGATCACCCAGCATCAGCAGTGGCGGCAGGTCGGCGGCGTCAGCCGGGTCCGGCAGGAAGCAGCCGATGCTGGCGCCGCGCTCACTGCCCGGCAGCACATAAGCATGGCGGTCATTGAGCCGGGCCAGCTCGCGCAGGAACTGCAGCACCGTACCCCGTCGCAGGGTGGTTTCCGGCGTAGCGCTGGTGCCTTCAATCCGTGTGTCGCGGATCGCGTCGAAGCGGCGGAACAGTTCGTCGGCCAGGTCGCTGTGCCGGCGATGCTCGAAGGGCGGCTCGACTTCCTCGTCACGGTGGAGCAGGGCGCTGTCGTCGCGCACCACCATGGTCGCCGCGCTGCGGCCCGGCTGCCCGTCCAGGCTGGCGTCGAGGTTGACGAGGGGGCCATCGATCAATGGCGCGAAGCGGCCGTTGCCGATATCGAGCTCGATGCGCACGCGCGAGAATGGCGCGACCTTCTCGCCCGGCCAGTGCAGCCACCGGCCCCTTTCATCCAGGCACAGGGCCATGCGCAGATGGGCTTCCCAGAACGCGTCCATTTCCTGCGTGACCTCGATCTCTTCGATGCGCGCCAGCTCCTCCTCGCTCGCAGCGCGGTCACCGAACCAGATGCGCAGGCGCGGATCGCCCATGGCTGCCTCCCGCTCAGGTCGCCGGCACGTCGAGCTGGTCGCCGGGATTGGCTACCAGCGTGCGGCTGTCCAACGCGGTATTGGCATCGGCCACATGCCAGTGCTGCGTGGCATCGCCGGACTGCGACTGGGCGATCAGGTCGAGCCGGTCGCTGGCCTGCACCGTGCGGGGCTCGCCGGTGACAGGCGTCAGCCGCCGCAGCCGCAGCGCAACCACGGTTTCTCCGGTCGAGGTGGTGGTCGTGACGGTGGCGACCTTGGCGTAACGGGAATTGGCCAGGAACATGGTCTTGCCCTCAGTGGCGCTTGCCTTACAGCGGTATCAGATCGACGACCTGGTCGGCGGTATTGACGAGGTTGGCGATCGCCTGCGCCTCGCGCGCGATCGTGGTGTATTCCAGCGCGCCCTTTCCCAGCGCGTCATCCGAGCAGTCGTCGATCTCGATCACGCTGAGTTGCAGGTCGACTTCGGCGCGCAGGGGGTTCAGCACGGCGTCGTACTCCAGTTCCGCGATCGTCATCGCGTCGATGGTGACTGGCACGACCCGCGTCAGGCCCCAGATGAACAGGATGCGCGGATACTTCTCGCGCGGGATCGGTTGCGCAGGCGCGTCGGCCGCCCCGCCCAGGCCCAGTGCATCGCCGATGGCGTCGAGCGCCTTGCCGAGCAGGCCGGCAACCTTGGCACCAGGCAGCACCATCTTCTCCAGTGCGCACAGTTGCGGGCCGATGCCGAACATCCTGGCCACCGCCTTGTCCTCGTCGAGCAGGTTGGCGGCGCTGAAGTGCGCCTTGAAGGAGATCTTCTCGAAGGTCCGCTCGCCGGCCTGGCTGGTCTCGCGCCGCGACACGCCGCTGGGGCGTGGGGGAATCTGCAGGCTGCGCGACAGCGATTCCGGATTGAACTGGAAGATCACAACGTTCGGTATCGGGCCGAGCAACTGGGTGCCATATTCGATCAGGGCGCCGCGCAGCATGGTCATTCTCCGTGGCCGGTGCTGGCGGCGATCCGTTGCGCCATGCGCGCCGCGAGCGTGGCGGCGTCGGGCGCGGCCTCCAGGCCGATGCGGCCGGCTTCGATACGGGTCGTCCCGGGGCGAGCGCCGACCGGCACCGGGTGCAGCGCCAGCGCCTGTGCCAGCGCCTGCTCCAACGCGTGGGGCAGCAGGCGGGCCGCCTCCCCGGCGGTAAGCGCGGAAACGCCGCGCAGGTCGAGTTCGAGGCGGTCGATATGCAGGCGCCGCGGCGGGCGCGCCTTCCTGTCCGTGGTCATCGCAGGCTCCTTTCCGCTGCCACCAGCGGCGCATAGGGTCCGTACTGATCGAGGCTGCTGGCGCGCTCCAGCTTGTCGTACTCGCGCTGCACGGCGCGGATCACGGCCGGCATGGTCAGGGTCCTGGGCGCGCCCTCGGCGGCGCTCTGCAGGCAGGCATGAAACACAATGGCGCGGATATGCCCGCCGGCAAGGGCGAAGCGGCGCATCAGGAAATCGAAGTCAAGCGCGCTCGCATCCACGCCGGGCGGAATCACGCTGCGCCAGATGCGCAACCGTTCCTCGGGCCCCGGCAGTGGAAATTCGACGGCGAAGCGCAGCCGCCGCAGGAAAGCCTCGTCGAGGTCCTTGCGGCGATTGGTGGCGAGAATGGCCAGGCCCTTGAAACGTTCCATGCGCTCCAGCAGGTAGCTGATCTCCAGGTTGGCAAAGCGGTCATGCGCATCCCTGACCTCGGTGCGCCGGCCGAACAGCGCGTCGGCTTCGTCGAAGAAGAGCATGACGTCCGAGGTGTCGGCGGCATCAAACAGCCTGCGCAGGTTCTTCTCGGTCTCGCCAATGTATTTGTTGACCACCTGGGACAGGTCGATCCGGTACAACGGAAGTTCCAGCGTCTTTGCCAGCGCCTCGGCGCACATCGTCTTGCCGGTGCCGGGCGGGCCTGAGAACAGCACGGCCAGCCCGCCGTCGTTCCAGGCTCTTGCCGTTCCCCACTCGTAGTGGACGCGGGTCAGGTTGCGCATCGCCACAACGATCTCGTCGATCTGGCGTGCCTGCGCCGGCGGCAGCATCAGTTCGCCGAGGTCGAAGCGAGGCACCACGGGCTGGGCCAGCGTGCCCATGTCGAGATCGGCGCGCGCTGCGGCAAACAGCGCTTCGCTGGTCGGCGCATGGCCCAGCGACGCCAACTCGGCGCCGACCCGGGCAATGCCACCGTGCTCGTAGCGGAAGCGCCGTGCCACTTCCGCCAGCGCAGGATGCCGGGCCATCGATGGCACCGCGGCGCGCCAGTATGCAAGCCGTTCGGCATAGGAGGAGGGCGGCAACGTGACGGTGGGCAGCACTTCAGCGCCGCGGTCCAGCATCGCAGCCAGTGTTGCCACCAGCCCCGTCCCCGCGGTCGTAGCGGCTTCAGCCTGATCCTGCAGGCCAATAAACACGGTCAGCGGCAGGCTGGAGAGCGGCGTGGAATCGGCCACCGCTTCATGGCCCGGCACGGCGTCGCCGGCCACGCCCAGCCATTTGCCTGGCAGATACAGGGCATGGCCGCGCAGCCATGCCACGGTCAGCAACTGTGGCAGATGCTCGCGCGCGCATCCGGGTGCCGGCCGCACGGTGGCGATATCCAACGTGGCGGTGCAGGCGGCCAGCCATTGCGCGAGCGGTGCCCCGGCGGCACCGGCCAGCGGCACGATGCGCAGGCGGTGCGACGAGGACGGTGTCCGCAATGTCGCCGACACGCGGGCGGCCAGCATCCCCGCCGCTGCAGGCGGCGCCAGCGCGTCGACGCATTCGAGCGCATCGGGCAGGGCGCCGGCTGGAAACAGAAGCTCTCGCGCCACCAGCGGCGCGACGGTCATCGGCGCCTGCCAGAGCGCGTGCCCGGGCCCGGCCACCAGTGCCAGCAGGCCGTGGCGGGCCAGCACATGCCCGGGGCCAAGTTCGCGAACCACCGCGTCCGGCTCGTCCCACAGCCTCTGCGCCAGCGCCAGTGTCGGGTCGCCACGCTGCGCATCGCCATTGCAGGTCGCGATCACGTGCGAGCTGGCGCTGTCGAGGCAGGGCAGCAGCGCCAGGGCCAGCAGGAAGCACTCCACGGGATGCAGCCGCAGGGTCTCGGTTACCCAGCCAAATGAGCCACGGGCACAGGCGGATGGAAGCGGTGGCGGCAGCGCAATGCGTTCGCTCAGGTAGCGCGCCGTGACGTCGTTGTCGAAGAACTCGCGCTTCTTGCGCGCATAACGTGCCAGGTCAAGGGCAACGAGCGTACGGTCGGCGAAGTCAGGCCGTGCCGCCGCCTCTTCGCCAACTGCCTGCTGCAGCCCCTGCTCGCCCCACAGCCAGCAGATTTCACGGCGCAGGCGCAGCGTCACCTGGCGCAGCCAATAGCGGGCGAGCGCATCGCCGCCTTGCGCGCCGGGAATGAAGGCGACGGGTTCGAGCCATTCCTCGACGGGAAGCCGGTCCATGGTCAGGGCACCGTCACCAGGGGGCTGGCTTTCGCCTGCTGGCTGTTTACGCACAGGATCACGCGGTAGTCGCCAGCGGATATGCCGGTGATCGCACCGGAGATGGTCAGGGTCTGCTGGTCGGGCGCACTGGCAAACGTGTCGAAGCTGCGTACCGTGACACCGTCGGCCGGACGGTAAAGCGAAACGACGATGTCGTCGGTCTGGTTGCCCAGCAGCAGGCCAGTCAGCGTCAGGTCTCCTCCGGCGATCGCGGCGTCTTCCAGTGTCGGCAGCAGGCGCACGGGCAGCAGGTTGCCGGAACGGGTGCGCGTGGCCGACAGCCGGCGCCGTGCGACCAGCGGCAGCTCGCCCGCCGATAGCGACGTGCCGGCGGCGATGGGTCCCTGCGGATTGCCACCCGG includes the following:
- a CDS encoding hypothetical protein (K10536: E3.5.3.12; agmatine deiminase [EC:3.5.3.12]), which translates into the protein MTTVIHQDNADDRADVLQAHGLNGMRLALVALAAGPQPAQADLDLRFFNDLHLADILAEIAAEPARAGQIFRVRGGTRVRGGPAEGQVRVTAVTGIDNTRLGLRVEPVGDYSTYTLELVWDASRIDPFFSSLGFKFRPGCFTNDCAPPQEGRPLSPGPAIDYLAKDYDSFRHTLLTAMAQRVPGWNSTSEADLDQVLIDLFAAAADELSDYQDRVMAEAYLATVRKRVSLARHARLMDYHLHEGNQASTWLALDIAAGQAPFTLDDQELIISTGPSPVVAGTISFASRQRYLPEAARQRLDPLLNRLRLHTWRDAQPALRAGSTEADLVPVGGLATQAQAEALRDLVRTGAWRDLAIAEMRNPLTGAPPGRNPRKRQWLRLRAGNDAADTLFDPVMQTWLVRLRWRDEDALRFDYSFTTFCDGVAVPDISLFFGNLLPVYEGRPITVRFHDAGTTLPGDSATLKHRHYHRSHYHRMNRHGDDHDWILAALPDEGALAYLPAAAYGVPGRAEGEIPARSTLRVEVTTTDGTTDAWDEVESLVHSDDSPEQGDHFMVETDERRRSTLRFGNGRNGRLLPAGAVVEAGYQVGGGVSGNVGAGQLTFVQELAGTLGGAVTAAWNPFDVTDGRDPEPVEKVRRNAPEAYRARQLRAVTLADYVGRAEEVPGVSRAVARYAWTGSWRTVRVVIDPAGTVASGGTLDDRLRADVAAHLEAVRLIGEDLELRPPRYVPLDVRVTVCAEPGYWREDLRFVLEQEFSDGWTADGRPGFFHPDQWTFGQALHRSAIEGRIQRVAGIRHVVSIAMKRFNAPTPGAPGTAVLEMGFDEVVLLSNDPDHLERGLIRFEVQGGRQ
- a CDS encoding hypothetical protein (K06903: K06903); amino-acid sequence: MALSNGRHLAFPFRIGDDGRTAAPGSDAEHVRDEVLQLLLTGPGERLFLPEFGGGVRTLVFEPASDVLRGVVKSRITQALSRWLGHRVVVELIDVRFGDEAAVPGTQPELLLDALTGGLEVTVKYRPAGSPDSRVIRFQRTGL
- a CDS encoding hypothetical protein (K10487: BTBD16; BTB/POZ domain-containing protein 16), with translation MIDVTESIIEGLVERTGTSYFGKYRGIVTSVDDPENLCRIKARVDSVLHGQDTGWALPVSPFGGDGHGMVMLPEVGSGVWIEFEAGRLDSPIWSGAWWASGQRPAPQGAKVRVIVSSHGHKVILDDEGDELKLVHGSTGGPEIRLTGSEIVLSCGACEITISATNISLNNGQIKIGLAGVSLVNGAMAFGVPP